Proteins from a single region of Bos javanicus breed banteng chromosome 25, ARS-OSU_banteng_1.0, whole genome shotgun sequence:
- the FIS1 gene encoding mitochondrial fission 1 protein isoform X2: MEAVLNELVSVEDLLKFERKFKSEKAAGSVSKSTQFEYAWCLVRSKYNDDIRKGLALLEELLPKGSKEEQRDYVFYLAVGNYRLKEYEKALKYVRGLLQTEPQNNQAKELERLIDKAMKKDGLVGMAIVGGMALGVAGLAGLIGLAVSKSKS; encoded by the exons ATGGAGGCCGTGCTGAACGAGTTGGTGTCTGTGGAGGACCTGCTG AAATTTGAAAGGAAATTTAAGTCTGAGAAGGCAGCAGGCTCGGTGTCCAAGAGCACGCAGTTTGAATATGCCTGGTGCCTGGTGCGAAGCAAGTACAACGACGACATCCGTAAAGGCCTTGCTCTGCTGGAGG AGCTGCTGCCCAAAGGGAGCAAAGAGGAGCAGCGGGATTACGTCTTCTACCTGGCCGTGGGGAACTACCGGCTCAAG GAATATGAAAAGGCCCTGAAGTATGTGCGAGGGCTGCTGCAGACAGAGCCGCAGAACAACCAGGCCAAAGAACTGGAACGGCTCATTGACAAGGCCATGAAGAAAG ATGGACTAGTGGGCATGGCCATCGTTGGAGGCATGGCCCTGGGCGTGGCGGGACTGGCTGGACTCATCGGACTTGCTGTGTCCAAGTCCAAATCCTGA
- the CLDN15 gene encoding claudin-15 isoform X2 has protein sequence MPVAVEIFGFFLTAVGLLMLGVTLAHSSWRVSTVHGNVITTNTIFENLWYSCATDSMGVHNCWEFPSMLALSGMVGLRCTNIGGLELSRKTKLAATAGALHILAGICGMVAVSWYAFNITRDFFDPLYAGTKYELGPALYLGWSACLLAILGGICLFSNCCCSRDQDPATGVQLPYKAPVIPAASLAARLPAAASDEEGDSSFGKYGKNAYV, from the exons ATGCCGGTGGCTGTGGAGATCTTCGGCTTCTTCCTCACAGCCGTGGGGCTGCTGATGCTGGGGGTGACTCTGGCACACAGCAGCTGGCGAGTGTCCACCGTGCATGGGAATGTCATCACCACCAACACCATCTTCGAGAACCTCTGGTACAGCTGTGCCACTGACTCCATGGGAGTCCACAACTGCTGGGAGTTCCCGTCCATGCTGGCCCTCTCTG GCATGGTGGGGCTGCGCTGCACGAACATTGGGGGCCTGGAGCTCTCCAGAAAAACCAAGCTGGCGGCCACCGCAGGAGCCCTACACATCCTGGCTG GTATCTGCGGGATGGTGGCCGTCTCCTGGTATGCCTTCAACATCACCAGGGACTTCTTCGACCCCTTGTACGCCGGAACCAA GTACGAGCTGGGCCCTGCCCTCTACTTGGGCTGGAGCGCCTGCCTGCTTGCCATCCTGGGCGGCATCTGCCTCTTCTCCAACTGCTGCTGCTCTCGGGACCAGGACCCCGCCACCGG CGTCCAGCTTCCCTACAAGGCCCCCGTGATACCGGCCGCCAGCCTCGCTGCCCGCCTGCCCGCCGCAGCGTCGGATGAAGAGGGCGACAGCAGCTTTGGCAAGTACGGGAAGAACGCTTACGTGTAG
- the CLDN15 gene encoding claudin-15 isoform X1, translated as MPVAVEIFGFFLTAVGLLMLGVTLAHSSWRVSTVHGNVITTNTIFENLWYSCATDSMGVHNCWEFPSMLALSGYIQACRALMITAILLGFLGLFLGMVGLRCTNIGGLELSRKTKLAATAGALHILAGICGMVAVSWYAFNITRDFFDPLYAGTKYELGPALYLGWSACLLAILGGICLFSNCCCSRDQDPATGVQLPYKAPVIPAASLAARLPAAASDEEGDSSFGKYGKNAYV; from the exons ATGCCGGTGGCTGTGGAGATCTTCGGCTTCTTCCTCACAGCCGTGGGGCTGCTGATGCTGGGGGTGACTCTGGCACACAGCAGCTGGCGAGTGTCCACCGTGCATGGGAATGTCATCACCACCAACACCATCTTCGAGAACCTCTGGTACAGCTGTGCCACTGACTCCATGGGAGTCCACAACTGCTGGGAGTTCCCGTCCATGCTGGCCCTCTCTG GGTACATCCAGGCCTGCCGGGCGCTCATGATCACCGCCAtcctcctgggcttcctgggCCTCTTCCTAGGCATGGTGGGGCTGCGCTGCACGAACATTGGGGGCCTGGAGCTCTCCAGAAAAACCAAGCTGGCGGCCACCGCAGGAGCCCTACACATCCTGGCTG GTATCTGCGGGATGGTGGCCGTCTCCTGGTATGCCTTCAACATCACCAGGGACTTCTTCGACCCCTTGTACGCCGGAACCAA GTACGAGCTGGGCCCTGCCCTCTACTTGGGCTGGAGCGCCTGCCTGCTTGCCATCCTGGGCGGCATCTGCCTCTTCTCCAACTGCTGCTGCTCTCGGGACCAGGACCCCGCCACCGG CGTCCAGCTTCCCTACAAGGCCCCCGTGATACCGGCCGCCAGCCTCGCTGCCCGCCTGCCCGCCGCAGCGTCGGATGAAGAGGGCGACAGCAGCTTTGGCAAGTACGGGAAGAACGCTTACGTGTAG
- the ZNHIT1 gene encoding zinc finger HIT domain-containing protein 1 — translation MVEKKTSVRSQDPGQRRVLDRAARQRRINRQLEALENDNFQDDPHAGLPQLGKRLPQFDDDADTGKKKKKTRGDHFKLRFRKNFQALLEEQNLSVAEGPNYLTACAGPPSRPQRPFCAVCGFPSPYTCVSCGARYCTVRCLGTHQETRCLKWTV, via the exons ATGGTGGAGAAGAAAACTTCGG TTCGCTCCCAGGACCCTGGACAGCGGCGGGTGCTGGACCGGGCAGCCCGGCAGCGCCGCATCAACAGGCAGCTTGAGGCCTTGGAGAATGACAACTTCCAGGACGACCCCCACGCGGGCCTCCCCCAGCTGGGCAAGCGGCTGCCTCAGTTTGATGACGACGCAGACACTG gaaagaaaaagaagaaaacacgaGGTGATCATTTTAAACTCCGCTTCCGAAAAAACTTTCAGGCCTTGCTGGAGGAGCAG AACCTGAGCGTGGCCGAGGGCCCTAACTACCTGACGGCCTGTGCGGGACCCCCGTCCCGGCCCCAACGCCCCTTCTGTGCTGTCTGCGGCTTCCCCTCCCCCTACACCTGTGTCAGCTGCGGTGCCCGGTACTGTACTGTGCGCTGTCTGGGCACCCACCAGGAGACCAG GTGCCTGAAGTggactgtgtga